Genomic window (Chondrocystis sp. NIES-4102):
TAAAGTTACTTGCTGCTGTTCATCTTGCAACTCAACTTCAGCAATAATTAACCCTGCATTATCACCCCTAAATTCATCTACTTCCCAAATCAAATCATCCTGCTCAATTTTATACCTAATTTTCTCAATCAATGGTTTGGAACATAGACTTGCCAACATTTCTTGTGCATCTTCGTAAGGAATAGCATATTCATATTCAGAACGTGTAATGCCTACAGTTTGACTTTTAATAGTTATATATCCTTGATCATCTATAATCCTTAACCTCACTGTAGTTCCATTGCCAGTTGGTATATAACCTTGAGAATACCTACTACTATAAGCTTGTATTGTAGTAGAAAATTCAGTTTTATACTCCTGCCAGGCTGCTTTATTGACCAAATATTTACGTTCTATTTCCTTACCCATTTATTTTTCCTATCAACACCCAAAATATAATATATAGCAATTATCAGATGTCTAAAACAATTAAATAAACTAACTGTAATTGTTAATAAATATATAGGTATAGAAATTGAAAAAAATAACAGCGATTATTCATGCTCACAAACTCAATGATGTCCAATCAAGTTTAATAACCTCTGGAGTAATTGGCATGACAGTTACGGAAATCAAAAACTATGGACATAATAAGGGATCTATTAGTCGCTATCGAGGTACAGAGTATCGAGTAGAATTTGGCATTAAAACTAAAATAGAAGTAATTGTTGAAGCAGAATTAGCAGATTTAGTAGCTCAAGAAATATCCCTTGCAGGTCGTACTGGAGAAATTGGTGATGGTAAAATTTTTATCGAGGAAGTCGAGCAAGTAGTACGAATTAGAACAAAAGAAACAGGAATAACAGCTATTTGAACTATAATTTATTACTTAAGTAGAAGCGATAGTTACAAATGAATTATGTCATAAGTGTAAATTTTTTCCTATTTATACTAATATTTTAAAATTAGACAATAAAATTATTTTTTTCCCCTTGGGCAGCTTGCCAACTGCGAGCATCATAATATAAATCAGCCAAAGTAATACTATATAAAGCTTCTTTAAACTTTTGATGTAATCGTTGCCACAAGCTAAAAGTTACCCAATCTTCAGCTAAATAATTATCAGGAGAATAATTGCTTAAAGGCTCGATAGTTTCCCCCACAGCTTCTAAAACTTTGCCTAAAGAAATTTGTTCGGGTTTAAAGGCTAATTGATATCCTCCTTTGGCCCCCCTAACAGATTTAACAATTCCCGCTTTGCGCATTTCAATCAATAACTTTTCTAAATAAGGTGCAGGTAGATCTTGTCGTTGAGCGATCATTTTTACTGATGCTGGTTGATATCCTGGTTGCAAACTAAGGTCTAATAATGCTTTGACACTATAATGACCACGAGTAGTTAATTTCATTATTTTATTGTTTATCCCTAGAAAAAACTTATGTATATAAGCTGATATTTTTTAGATAAAATTGGCAAGATTAATTTAAGCTAGTGCTAATTAGTTCAAGGGAGAAAAATTTCTAATTTTATTTAGTTAATTATGCCAGGGTAAGTGTAATATAGTTCTATATGAAGATAGCAAAGTAAAATATATAAACTTTGTATAACTTTAGCTAAAAGCGAAATTGTAAACCAAATAAATTTTTAGTTGTTTCAAGTTAATGGCAAAAGCAACCCAACCTCAACCTTTAATAGGTTCAGCATTAATTACTAAAGTAAAAGAACTAGGTAATCTCTCAAAAGAGGAAAAAGCTAGAGAATGTGGCTATTATACAGTCACAAAAAACAACGTAGAACGAGTTAACATGATGAAATTTCTCAATGCTCTTATAGATGCAGAAGGAATTGAACTAGATAGCACGTCTAATGGTCAAGGTAGAGGTGGACGTTCTGCCAGTTATCGTATTAGTGTACAGTCGAATGGTAACTTATTGATTGGTTCTGCATATACCAAAAAAATGGGCTTAAAACAAGGAGATGAATTTGAAATAACCTTGGGTAGAAAACATATTCACCTACGGCAACTTGGCGTAGATGATGAGGAATAAAATTTAATTAAATTTTTCAAATCTGCACAATAAATTAACTATCTAAACCGTTTAAAAGCAAAAATAATAGTCTGAGGATGTGGTTGTATAAAATATAAGCAACGGGAGCATCCTCACTAAAAAAAATTATTCTCAAGATGATAGATTGCCTATATAGCATTATTAATTCAAAGTTTTAAAAACATAGGGAATTATTAATAGCTAAGGATTGCACTTAAACTCAGCAACAATCTAGCAAATAGAAAGATGTTAGCGTTTAATAGCCAATACCCAATTAAGGGATTCAAATTTAGTTGGTTTAATCAATGTTTCTTTTGGTAGGGATAAAGCCTCAAAAGAGTCCAAATCAAGTAATAAATAAATAAATATTAGAATTTTCCTGCCATTTTTGAGCTAGTTCAGATTGTGACAAAGGGATGACATGGCGATCGCTATAAAAATTAAGGCTGGGTCGATCTTGGGTCATAGAACTATAAATAACTGCATCAGAGGGGGTATATTCCCTAATTAGTTGAGCAACAGGTTTAACAGGATCTTGAGTTTTTAATTCCCAAATCCAGTGAGGGGAGACAACCAACAACAACAATGAGACAAAAAGACCCCAAAATAACAAAGGGATAAACTGCTTGTCATGATGGGATAGAGCAATTGCCGTAGCTGCAAAAGTAATAGTTAATGAACCACAAATAAAAGGCAAATAAAAATCGATATATTCGCGTATTCCCCAATAAAGACCAGCAAAAGCAGCCAAAACTGCCATCAAAACCAAGCCATAACTCCAAAACCGAGGATAATCAACATAACTAGGTAAATTACGCATCAAATCCAATTGCTTACCTATAGCCAGAGCGATCGCAGGATAAAGGGGTAAGATAGACCAATAATCTTGATTAAGTAATAAATAACCTAAGACGAAATAACCCCAAATCCAAACAAATAAAAGTTTTCCCCATCCCCAGTGGATATTTTTAATTACTAATCTCAACCCAGCCAGAATCATCAATGACCAGGGTAAAACATATTGCAGACTTGCCAACACATAATCTAAAAGCGTTTGAGGCATAAAGACCTGAGCATTAGTGCGACCCATAAATAGAGTAAAGAAAGCCCCAG
Coding sequences:
- a CDS encoding nitrogen regulatory protein P-II yields the protein MTVTEIKNYGHNKGSISRYRGTEYRVEFGIKTKIEVIVEAELADLVAQEISLAGRTGEIGDGKIFIEEVEQVVRIRTKETGITAI
- a CDS encoding BadM/Rrf2 family transcriptional regulator; the encoded protein is MKLTTRGHYSVKALLDLSLQPGYQPASVKMIAQRQDLPAPYLEKLLIEMRKAGIVKSVRGAKGGYQLAFKPEQISLGKVLEAVGETIEPLSNYSPDNYLAEDWVTFSLWQRLHQKFKEALYSITLADLYYDARSWQAAQGEKNNFIV
- the abrB gene encoding transcriptional regulator AbrB, yielding MAKATQPQPLIGSALITKVKELGNLSKEEKARECGYYTVTKNNVERVNMMKFLNALIDAEGIELDSTSNGQGRGGRSASYRISVQSNGNLLIGSAYTKKMGLKQGDEFEITLGRKHIHLRQLGVDDEE
- a CDS encoding family 39 glycosyl transferase, whose protein sequence is MPSHPTSIWRRSSNKLRQAEIWLDCFCFAGLFLGALILFLVNLGDLPLLDLEEGTVGQLAKEIYQGSRSSLNWVFPTLWGEPYLTPPLIPNLIAIAYKFVGVSEFATRLPGALLGCISVLLVYNIGREIFVARSPALFSALVYLTCLPVLRFSRLATLGGPILCFELLAIWAILRCRRDLRIAVVAGIALGLMGLTKGLLSIQILIILLAFLAWDTPRLISCGYFWAGLVLGIAPGVAWYLGEGIYYNQLQSPGAFFTLFMGRTNAQVFMPQTLLDYVLASLQYVLPWSLMILAGLRLVIKNIHWGWGKLLFVWIWGYFVLGYLLLNQDYWSILPLYPAIALAIGKQLDLMRNLPSYVDYPRFWSYGLVLMAVLAAFAGLYWGIREYIDFYLPFICGSLTITFAATAIALSHHDKQFIPLLFWGLFVSLLLLVVSPHWIWELKTQDPVKPVAQLIREYTPSDAVIYSSMTQDRPSLNFYSDRHVIPLSQSELAQKWQENSNIYLFIT